In Haloarchaeobius salinus, the sequence GCGTCCTCAGTGTCGATGAAACCGTAGCCGCCAGTGTCGTTGAAGAAATCAACCTTGCCTTTCGCCATTGCAACTGGACTAACGAGCGGGAGACCGATAAGGCTTCCGCGTTCGGTTCGAGCCCGATATCGGGGGTGTATCCGGGCGCTCTCGGGCGAATTCGAGCCAGATTGGCACTTCACGGCGGTGCTCGGCCGCGAGTGATCGCTCGGAGGTGTCAGTAGGGACCAGGACCGCCGCCACCGTCGGTCGTCGTGTCGGTCGGTCGGACCGGCGAGCCATCGGGTGCGAGCACCCACCAGACGTCGTTCGCGCCCTGACCCGTCGCATCACCCGCCTCGGTGTCGCTGGCGTAGTAGTACAGCGGCCAGCCGTCCGCGGCGACCTGCGTCGAGCCGTCGTCACGGTCGAACGTCGTCAACATCGCGTCGACACCGTCGCCCGCCACTGCGTCGCCGTCGACCGTCAGCGGGGGCCACGCGTCGGCACAGCCACCGGTGCAGCTACTCGCGCCCGACCCCTGCTCGTCCTGGTCGAACATGTACAGGGTCAGTCCGTCGGGACCGACGAGGATGTCGCCGTGGTCGGGATGGCCGCGAACCTGGACCGTCCCACCGCCGCCGGCGTCATCTGTGGTCGTCCCGGCCACCGTGGTCTCGGCGGCGGTGGTCTCCGCCGCCGCGGGCTGGGTCGTCGGGGGTGCGGTCGTCGTCCCGTCACCGGCACCGCCGCCGCCGTCACCGAGGCAGCCGGCGACCGCGAGCGTTCCCGCGACCGCGCCGAGCAACGTCCGTCGTGTACGTTCCATGTGAGAACTGTTGGCACAGTTGCTGAAGAGGGTTTTCCGAACTCAGTCCAAAATTCGTCCGACATCGCGCGCGTCGACGGGGGCTCGGTCCGGCCGTCTCACCGCCACGTGATGCGCACGAGGAACAGCAGGGCGACGAGCTCCAGCCCGCAGAGCATCGTCATCCCCACCTGCACCTCGGTGGTGGTCGCCTCGAACCAGCCGACGAACGCGGGGTGGAGCAGGTAGAAGTACACCCACAGCAGGTTCTCGACGAGGAGGAAGCCCGCGAACACCAGCAGGCCGAGGGTGTGCTGGGCACCGTGCTGTCGGTAGCCCCGGAGCCACACCGAGCCCAGCGCGAGCAGCAACAGCACGTTGACTCCAGCGGCGGCCAGGGCCACCTCAAGCCAGACCGTCATCGTTCACCCCTCGTGTGCGGACCGTAATCCGTGTTGTCCAAATTTCGTCCATACTTAGTCCTCTCCCACCGTCGCCAGTATCTCCTCGACGATGTCCCAGTTCGCCCGTGTGGCGTCGGTGAACGTGTACACCGCCGCGTACTCGTCGCCACTCCGGTCCACGACGTTGTTCTCGAGCAGCACGTCGAGGTGGTGGCGCACCGTGGTGTAGTCGAGGTCGAGCTCGGTCGCGAGCTGGTTGGCGTTGCGCGGGCGCTCGTCGAGCGCGCGCACGATACGGACACGTGACGGCCCCCCGCGTGAACTCGCCAGCACGTACCAGAGCACGCCCTCCATCCGTCCGACGGTACTCGGGAGGTGCTTGTAAACGTACACGGTGGACACCGGGCCCGCCCCGGGATAGCGATAGCTCACTGTTTCCCCTTCCCAAAGTACTATATATGGGCCTTGTAATTGATAGGCTGTATGTCAGGAAGACCGCAGGTGACGGACCCGACAGCGTTCGAACAGAAATCACTCGGAAAGCAGGTCCTGTTCTCGATCGTAACGTTCGGCCTGTATATGCTATACTGGAACTACACCACCGCCGAACAACTCGACCAGGGCACCGACCAGAGTCTGTCGCCGATTCTGGTCTTCATCCCGTTCGTCAACCTCCTCGTGATCTGGCAGATGGCCGGTGCCGCCGAGGCTGTGACGGACAAGGACCGAATGGTCATCCTGCTCGGCTGGATCTTCACCGGCGTCCTGGCGTGGTACTGGATCCAGTCCGGCATCAACGACGTAGCCGCTAACTGAGTGGGTGCGGACCCCAGAGCCAGACTGAAGGGTCCTTCGGAACCGCCAGACGGCGATATATTTTACAGTCCCGGTACCCGGCTCGCCCAGCCGTTGACGGAGCGGTCTCTCACCGAGCGCACCCAGTCGTCGCCGCGATCGCTGTCGCGGGTCGAGTGGGACTATCCCTCCTCTCCCGCCCAGTAGTCCACGTCGTCGTCGATGCGGTAGTAGCCGTGGACGCTGCGCTCGCCCGACCCGCCCGGTGGTGAGCCGACGAACACGCCGATCTTCCCGGAGTCGGGGTACACCGTCACGTCCGGCTCCGCCATGGTCGACATCGCGAGGTACCTGACCGGGCCGTCGCTGTCGTTGACCACCCGGTGTGCGCCGCGCTCGTCCGCCGGCAGCGCCACGTAGTCGCCCGCCGTCAGTGCGATCATCTCGCCGTCGAGCCGGAGCGTACACTCGCCGTCGAGGACGTACATCGCCTCCTCGTTGGCCGTGTGGTAGTGATATGGCCACGACTTCCCGCCGGCCGGGAGCTCGTACAGGCTGCAACCAAGCGCCTCGCCGCCGGCCGGGTCGGCCAGCTTCCTGCGGCGGAGGGCGTC encodes:
- a CDS encoding COG4315 family predicted lipoprotein, coding for MERTRRTLLGAVAGTLAVAGCLGDGGGGAGDGTTTAPPTTQPAAAETTAAETTVAGTTTDDAGGGGTVQVRGHPDHGDILVGPDGLTLYMFDQDEQGSGASSCTGGCADAWPPLTVDGDAVAGDGVDAMLTTFDRDDGSTQVAADGWPLYYYASDTEAGDATGQGANDVWWVLAPDGSPVRPTDTTTDGGGGPGPY
- a CDS encoding winged helix-turn-helix domain-containing protein; amino-acid sequence: MEGVLWYVLASSRGGPSRVRIVRALDERPRNANQLATELDLDYTTVRHHLDVLLENNVVDRSGDEYAAVYTFTDATRANWDIVEEILATVGED
- a CDS encoding DUF4234 domain-containing protein; the protein is MTDPTAFEQKSLGKQVLFSIVTFGLYMLYWNYTTAEQLDQGTDQSLSPILVFIPFVNLLVIWQMAGAAEAVTDKDRMVILLGWIFTGVLAWYWIQSGINDVAAN
- a CDS encoding cupin domain-containing protein translates to MPIVNADDLEWTTVGDGEDALRRRKLADPAGGEALGCSLYELPAGGKSWPYHYHTANEEAMYVLDGECTLRLDGEMIALTAGDYVALPADERGAHRVVNDSDGPVRYLAMSTMAEPDVTVYPDSGKIGVFVGSPPGGSGERSVHGYYRIDDDVDYWAGEEG